A single genomic interval of Eleutherodactylus coqui strain aEleCoq1 chromosome 3, aEleCoq1.hap1, whole genome shotgun sequence harbors:
- the LOC136621170 gene encoding ficolin-2-like: MVSAVTMWTSVATVLCLVTCIDSAEQSCPEIKYVAIGETDKLTILRGCPSLTGPPGQKGESGLVGEKGSTGPPGKAGPAGQPGNPALGSTGQKGSTGPPGKAGPPGQPGSAGSPGLTGQKGEKGDSGISAPAYAPRNCKELLDQGTVLSGLYKIYPAGENPLTVLCDMDTDGGGWIVFQRRYDGNINFFREWNDYKRGFGNQLSEFWLGNDNIHHLTSSGTHKLRVDLMDFDNQHSFAAYASFSLSGEADNYKLHIGEFTGGSAGDSLEYHNNRPFSTKDRDNDVDANNCAIIFKAAWWYGNCHHSNLNGQYLGGTHSSYADGVNWKTGKGHNYSYKITEMKFRPV, encoded by the exons AAATAAAATATGTGGCAATTGGAGAAACTGACAAGTTGACTATCCTCCGAGGATGTCCGAGTCTGACTGGCCCTCCTGGACAAAAAGGTGAATCCGGTCTCGTAGGAGAGAAAG GATCTACAGGACCCCCCGGGAAGGCCGGACCTGCAGGGCAGCCAG gaaaTCCTGCTCTTGGATCCACAGGACAAAAAG GATCTACAGGACCCCCCGGGAAGGCCGGACCCCCAGGGCAGCCAG GATCTGCAGGTTCTCCTGGACTAACAGGACAAAAAG GAGAGAAAGGCGACTCTGGCATCTCTGCTCCAGCATATG CACCTCGAAACTGCAAGGAACTGCTGGACCAAGGCACAGTTCTCAGTGGCTTGTACAAAATATATCCAGCCGGAGAAAATCCACTTACAGTCTTGTGTGACATGGATACAGATGGAGGAGGATGGATT GTTTTTCAAAGGCGGTATGATGGAAATATCAACTTTTTTAGAGAGTGGAATGATTACAAGCGAGGGTTTGGTAACCAACTGAGTGAGTTCTGGCTGGGAAATGATAATATTCACCATCTCACATCTTCAG GAACCCATAAGCTTCGAGTCGATCTGATGGATTTTGACAATCAACACAGTTTTGCTGCTTATGCTTCATTTTCCCTATCAGGAGAAGCTGACAATTATAAGCTGCACATTGGCGAATTCACTGGAGGCAGTGCAG GTGACTCTCTTGAGTATCACAACAATCGCCCTTTCTCAACCAAAGACAGAGACAATGATGTTGATGCAAACAATTGCGCAATAATTTTTAAAGCGGCTTGGTGGTATGGAAACTGCCATCACTCCAATCTGAATGGACAGTATCTGGGAGGAACACACAGCAGCTATGCAGATGGAGTTAATTGGAAAACTGGAAAAGGACACAATTATTCCTATAAAATAACGGAAATGAAGTTCCGGCCAGTTTAA